The Raphanus sativus cultivar WK10039 chromosome 2, ASM80110v3, whole genome shotgun sequence DNA segment AAGACAACTCAAAAGTCTACATAAGATAGAAACTACATTCTACAGATAAGAATaactatattttctaaaatatggcaagttcaatataaatatttggaaatcTTAATTCATGTAAACGTGTTTgcgatttttttttacaaaaagaaataaaactaatctcttgttctttagattttgatttaattagtttatttttaatttctattttttttataaaatgagtttttaaatataagaataaccatatttttgaaaatatggcAAGTTCAGTTAcgatttattctaaaaatatttgaaaatattttttaaattcccTAAACGTGTTTATGCGATTTTATCTAcaataaaaatgaaatcaatctctttcttttgattttgttttaattatttttgtttttaattaatgtttttgatatataaaaatgatttaaattgggAAGTGATAAATCAAGGGTTAGATTGGGTTTTCAGCAAACATTATACTAAATGGAAAAAATTATGTTAGGTTTATACTAAAAGGAAAAagatgttgtttttttttgttctattttgataaattttataagaaaaaaatgagcAAAAATATATTATCCGATTAGGACAATATGTTATTTTTGGCCAATATTTCCAATTTActataattcatttataaaacaGCCTCGTCTCCAGAGTCGGTACAGCAAACAAGCAAACAATGAAACACAAACCAAACATAGTGTACATTATCACAAAAGACACAATTTGAAAATGACAAGACGAGTTTGCATCAGATTTATAAGCCGATGCTATGCACACATAGAGCGTGGACTTGTAGTCACATCTCCTTTTATTCTCACACAATCTTCCAAAGCTTTTCATATCATtacattattataaattatacaGTAACGGTAACAAGCAAAAGACTTGTGGACAAGTCTATCACTCAACTTAGCGACGGAAGCTCCTAACCTGACGTGGCGGGTCAGTCGCGCTATCGTTAAGCTTGACACCTGTGTAGACGGCTGCACCAGATATGGCACCAAGTGTAGGAGCCACCAGATAAACCCAAAGTGACCTGTAGTTTCCAGATGCAAGGGCTGGTCCTAGAGTCCTAACCGGGTTCATAGATCCACCACTCGATGGCCtgttgaaaaatttaaaatgttttagcCAGAGACATTTTGATCCCATGTCAGGATGATGCAAAGCTTTAAAAGTCTTTGATTTGGACTTACCCTGCGACAAGAATGTTGAGCATGACAGTGGCTCCAACAGCTATACCAGCTAGTTCTCCAACCTGCACAtcaaatcaaacaaagaaagtaaaaatgaaTTAGAATTAGCTACATAAATAACTATCACTGGCATCCattttttattgtaattctGTTTATAGTTAgctgtattttgtattttcttgtaaGGGTTTCTTTACATCACAAATACATAATTTGCATTTGGCATCGATCCAAATATTTAGAGACACTTTGGTTATAACAGTTTGGTTTCTATTAAACAAAACCAGGACTTGAGTGTTTCTAGAAAAAGAtacaaaactaaacaaaaagaaTGGCCTTATatgatgattaaaaaaaagttgacaaaaaaaatgatgacaaaaaaaaagaatggccTTATTACTAAAGAACAGTTACGAaaatattatctctttccttattAAGAAGATGCAGAAAGTATTAAACAatacaatatatgaatatcACTTGTCCATATGTAGAATTGGAAAGAGATAGAGAGACTTACTGCACGAGTGTCGGTGGCAACGGCGGTAACAACAAAGAGGAGAATAAAAGTAATGATGAACTCGAGAGCAAAGGCTTGTCCAACACTAACAGACGGAACAGTAACACCTCCCGACATGAAAGGATGGAAAACTGCTTTGAGTGCGAATGAAGCGCAAATGGAAGCTGAGACTTGGGCAGCTATGTAAGCAGGCACGTGGGCCCAAGGGAAGTGCCTTAGAGCTGCGAATGCTATGGTCAGTGAAGGGTTTAAGTGAGCCCCTGAGATGTGACCGGTTGACAGAATTATGATCATCACTGCGAGTCCTGCGCAGGCCGCGTTACCAATTAGGGTTTCAGCTCCGTCGTATTTCTGGTTCACGATTGGACCGGCCGTCGCGGTGAATATCAAGATAAATGTTCCCACAAACTCGGCTCCAAGCTGCATCACACATATAACACATGAAAGCAATGAACAAATGTGAAGAGGTTAAACTGGCAGAGTTTAGAGCATCCCCATTAAAAGAACTTTCCATGGGTTCACACGCATAccgaagaaaaaaattattataatatttatatgcaATGAACTCATCCCTTGCAGCTCCTTTGGGATGAATCCCTCTCTCCTAAAACTCTTCACTGTAGCGCGGGCCCCACGTGTCGTGGTGGCCCGCGAttggtctattttttttttttttaagaaaatcaaaaagaaaaagaaaaaatttaataataaaaaaaaaaaatatgaacccCAAGAGGAGTTCAttgatggagatgctcttagtatTATAGCTGCCCATAATATTCTCTCTTCTCGAAACAAAAATCAATCAAGAACATTAATATCATAGATTACTAGAACAAAACCATAAATTGTTAGTAATCACTAATCATACTAGTCTTATAAGTTTACGGGGTAAACTTATTGGTTAGTAACAAAAAGACAGGAGCTAGGAATTGGTTACAAAAGCCAAGATCCTTTCGTTGGCTGCTACCGTAATGGATAGAGAAGAAAACgctcaaaaatattaaatgaattgATCTAACCAAACCTTATGTACGTAACGTATTTCGTTCATAaaactgaaataaataaaaactaaaaaaagacTTAGTATTTAACTTCTTAGCATCCGTCATTAAATAAGAAGATCAGTAATCTAATTATTTGTCTGACCATTTTAATTTCAGTGAAGGAAGAACCCtccgaaaaaataaaagaggaaGAACCCTCCTCCCCCTTATGCAACTTGCGTTTTATATAAGCCAATTGCATATATGTCATCCAGTCAAGACAACTAGTTATATTCATTGTGTGAGTTTTAATCTTATAAAAAGCAATATCctaacatataaaatttaacaatcCATACGATCAGGAGAGTCGGCATACATATTGAATAATTTAAGTTGAGTTCGAGTAAACcttaattatatctatataatattatattcgccattatttagtttatttcgtttgctttttacttttatttgattaaaGATTTCACTCTATTTAGTCTATATTTTTTCCAGTTTCATTTAATTTTCGGTTACAACTGCTAGTTCATGCATGTCGTGTTACCATCTCCCCCCGAGTCTGACGTAAACCCCTATGATATTTTCAAATACTCTGTATAAATAATAGGTTTTAAAGAAAagataatcttttctttttgagaacTATAAATATCAACTACGATTACAATATTAAGAGCTTACAAAAATTATTCAAACATAAATGTACGATCAAGCTGTGACTGGATGACAAAAACgataatgcatatatatattatatgtgttacaaaaaaaaaaaaaaaaagcatatatatattatatatgcctGGATATCATTATTTTTGCTCATTAATCTAGACTAATTATTCATTATCTTTCCATCGTGAATTCCTATGTTATCACATAATCGAACAAAAATTGTTGATATTCTCCTTTACAATAAAAAAGAGTTACGTACCTTGCGAGTAAGGGAGACAACAGGGGAGGGAAAATCGGCGAAGCACGTGTCGGGTTGACCCCAAGTGTGTCCCATCACCGGCAAGCATTTGCATGGAGGCATCGGTTTCCGATGATCGAACGACATCGAATCCACTCTCGTCCCCGTGATCAATGGTCCTCCCGGCGTTCCTGGCGTCGGAGGAGCCGTCACCGCCACTGCACCCATCTCGGCCTCCGGTGGAGCCATtccaaactctctctctttttttagcttttttgtttcttttttacttttttgaaaaaatcctaaattctttttgttttttagggGAAGGAAGATAAATTGATAGAGACGAATTTACATGATTtgaaaagtttataaatttgtGTTTACACTTGTGTTTTAAACTTAGCCAGGACTTGTTTCTCCAAACACAAATTAAAACGAGAGAGACAccaatttatgaaaattttatctataagttaaattttttttttttttgcaagaagaagaaaatggatcTGAGACTTTAATTTACATGCTTTCAAGGATTTTATAAAGCTGTTTCTACGTTAGAACAGGAATATCAACGAAGATAGCCACCtcacagaaacaaaaaaaactgactCTT contains these protein-coding regions:
- the LOC130503204 gene encoding probable aquaporin NIP5-1, translated to MAPPEAEMGAVAVTAPPTPGTPGGPLITGTRVDSMSFDHRKPMPPCKCLPVMGHTWGQPDTCFADFPSPVVSLTRKLGAEFVGTFILIFTATAGPIVNQKYDGAETLIGNAACAGLAVMIIILSTGHISGAHLNPSLTIAFAALRHFPWAHVPAYIAAQVSASICASFALKAVFHPFMSGGVTVPSVSVGQAFALEFIITFILLFVVTAVATDTRAVGELAGIAVGATVMLNILVAGPSSGGSMNPVRTLGPALASGNYRSLWVYLVAPTLGAISGAAVYTGVKLNDSATDPPRQVRSFRR